A region of the Candidatus Cloacimonadota bacterium genome:
GCTCGGAGAATCTTCAGACTACGCTTCAGATTGAAGGCAATTGCTCCCATGAACAGATAATCTGCCGTCTTTTGTAAGCCCATATAGATTGATCGACCCCATCCAAAGTTTTTCTTTAGTCCTCCAAAGCTGCGCTCAACCCGGTATCTCTGAGTGGAAACAGAATAGTTGAAGAGCTTTGTCTCCTCCGGCATATCCTGATTCTTCTTTTTCTTCTTCATGATTCTGGAAACCAGGTTCCGCTCTTGCAGTGCATCTTCATTCTCCTGGCTGCAGTAGCCTTTGTCTGCAA
Encoded here:
- a CDS encoding transposase, with the translated sequence MEVTPANVYDGHMLMPLVESLELPEETEVLADKGYCSQENEDALQERNLVSRIMKKKKKNQDMPEETKLFNYSVSTQRYRVERSFGGLKKNFGWGRSIYMGLQKTADYLFMGAIAFNLKRSLKILRA